The genomic interval ACCGAACATCACGACTTTCACATGTGGTCACATTCACCCAGGAGTTCCCAGCAGAGCTTATTATCCCAAACGCACAAGACGCTTGGTCCTGAAATCccaaagaagagaagaagaacctGCAGGAGTCATCGATCCTCCACTCGGCTGCTTCTGAAATTGAAAATCACTCATTCATGAAGTCCACACTTTGTGGATTCTTTCCCTATAAATAGCAGCGAGTGAATCATTGGCTTTTCTCTTTTGGTCCCTggatgaatgaaaacactggTTCTCTTCACATggattgctgctgctgctcttggCTCGCTGACGGGTGACACCAGGTTCTAGGCCCACCCTCCTTCAtgccctcctctccttcctcgaCTCCTCTTGGGTTGGTGGGTTAAATCCGTGAGCTGCTAGTGGGCGTGagcatgcgagtgtgtgtgtgtgtgttgggcgcATGCGGACTGAGGCCCGAAGGGGAAAGCCTTCCACGCAGATCTAAGCCAGCTGCCCTTCTTTTCAATACTTCATTTGCAAGAAGAGTAGCAAACAGGGGGGAAGCCGCATGCACCCCCCCACACCAGTGTGCTCCCAGTACACTGGCAAAGCAGCTGACTTTCCTACAAGCTACTAGTAGTCGATTTGGACCTTTCTGACTGTGGAGGCTCTTCCAGGAGACCCCTCGGCTCCACATTCCCAGGACTCACAGGGCACTTGCTGccctgagtggggggggggtgttcgaGCCATCTGACCTGTGGGGTTAAGTAGAATCAGTAGGAGTGGAACTcagtggaggaggggaggagggcagCGGGCGGTGGGAGgttgggaggaggtgggaggccTCGGTGGGGCTCCTGTGCTCCAGAAGGAGACCAGTCAGTCGCCGGGAAgcgagggagcagaggaggaggaggagatggccACGGGAACGATCACCACACTTCCCTCCACACCTGACGACGGCGGCAGCGGCGGCTTCCCTGCTGGGAGCTACAAGGACCCCAAGAGGCTGTACTGTAAAAACGGGGGGTTCTTCTTGAGGATCAGGTCTGACGGGGGAGTGGACGGGATCCGGGAGAAGAGCGACCCCCACGGTAAGTAGTTCCagtctccccctccctcctcctctcctccttctggcTGTGCACACAATGCTCCTTTATgttctcttttcccttttcaaTAAGCAACAGGGAAGTGAACGTGAAGCAAAGTTTGTGAGTTTTTCCAGCGTCGTTGGGTTTATTCTCCACACGAGCGTCTGGAAAGAATAATAAGTCAAAGAGGAGTTTGCATAATCGATGGGAACTTTGATGGAATATGCCAGGGATGTTTCTAGTGAACGTAGATCACAGTTGTGAGTCACTCTGAGGTTTACGTCACACAAGACAGCACAACAGTTATTTCCAGGTCACAGTCAATGaattaacacaaataaaacccCTCCCTCTTATCTCTACCCACAGTCAATCTATATATTCTTTAAAAAGGGACAATTTCTCTAGcttcttttaatgtttttctacAAGTTTGCCATAAATCAGTGgaatggtttgtgtgtttgttttgtcccCGGGCGAGCGTGACCCCTCCGTATCACCGATTACTTTTagatgtgtctcctgtgttGCATCAGTAAGTGGGAGGGGAGGAGCGGGAACATGgaagttgtgttgtttcctcGGAAAACACATGTTCCCACAGTGTGTGTTGCCCAAAGATACCGTGTGTGACATTTCAAGCAGGTGCGGCCCAACAGAAAGATGCCTCATAAGGAACCACTTCACGGACACAGGAGCTATTATTAGAGTTATCTAGAAACTTTAAAATCATGTTCAGATTTCCTGAGAGATGAAGCAAGTGGTAGTTTGTCGGCTTACTGTTGTTTGTTGGGTTTCATCAAGGAGTCGCAATGAGTCATTACACAGGAATCAGTTCTAATCATTCAGCTTTTAATCCAAATGCTTCTTAACAGGTAAAAATTCTTTGTTAACATTTCTTAAAGAGACGAGACCTGTGTTCTACAATTTGGTCGACTTGTGTtcttacattatccaaaatgaaATTCACAATTTTATTCAGTCGCCCTTTTCCTTTACTTACTTCTACTGTTTGCTGTGCGTTCTAAAACTGATGCACCCCCCGTGGTGGTTaagaccatagatatatataaaggctagatgtctcgttcgacggagccggacgtccgcacatggcggccatcttgctagggggcagctcgctcacccataacattgtgttggtattggtaaataaccataacttgctcaattttcaaccgatttttaaacgatctggtttgttataaacgtcagagatgtagttaagactgaataaattattcaattttttttaaaaataacataattattcataagtatgcagtgtcatatctacatctctgacgtttataacaaaccaaaccgtttaaaaaccggttgaaaatttagcaagttatggttatttaccactaccaacacaatgttatgggtgagcgagctgcctctagcaagatggccgccatgtgcggatgTTCGTCTCCGTTgctggccaacggagacgagtcatctagtctttatatatatctatggtaaAGACAACCACCATGTCACcggatgttttgttttgattgtgagACCTCTAGTGGCTGAAGttacataatatacattaaaGTTGACGTGACCTGATCTTCGCCTATGATTCTTAAAGCGTCAACAAACCAACAATAAATCCAGGTGTTTATGTAGATTAAACGCTTTTCAAtcatttttagtttatttaatttgcctGAGGATGATATTCCTCATCGACACTCCCACCCATCGTTGGCCTCACACCAGAAACATGTAGAGAAACGATGGAACTGTACAGAGACGGGAAGAAATAAAAGTTCTTCCTGTTTTCTCATCTCACCGCACGAACACTAGTCAAACATTTCTCTTCTTCAGGGGGAAAACGCTTCTTTGATCAGTGATACGAATCCTCCACACAGCGGCTGTAACTGCTGACAGATGCGTGTTTACCCAAAGTCTTAATGTGGATTAATTCTGGACAGATCTCCTCGTTGGTGGTTTTTGCTTCAAGCAAAGAATTCTGTCCTTACAAaagtaaataattaaagaaataaatatagaGATATCACCCCTatctgtttgattgtttgtattAAGTTTAAACAACAATGACGCTCTCTTTGTTGTTagtaaaataatgatttgagaTATAAATGAACAAAGTGTCAAAGGACTAATTCTTTAGTCCCTAACTTACAATGTGAAACAAAACCAACCAGATCAAATGGATACAATGAAAATATGACATGAAGCTTTGTTCAGATTTCAGATATGAAAATGCCCTTATTTTTTAATCTCTAAGcttgcaatattttttttgtctcatttaagtaaacttttgtattttctttcccCAGTAAAACTGAAGCTCCAGGCGACCGCGGTGGGGGAGGTCCTCATCAAAGGAGTCTGTGCTAACCGCTACCTGGCGATGAACCGAGACGGACGACTGTTCGGAGCGGTGAGTGAGACAACACGATTATTATCGTCTCTGTTCTGTTAAAGGGAACAAAGAGTTTCTCCAGTTTAAtctcaaatcaaatatttattagcCACCTGGTGAGAAAATTCTCCCGCTGACGGAAAGAATGAGGTTGATGCTCATTGTCATCGTGAAGAAACGCTTGTCCCGATGTGAGATGGTACAAAAGGGAAAATGTAGAACATGTATTAGATTTAGAAAGAGAATATTCAGTATCTAAGGCATCTCCTCCAAAATCTGTTTTATaattcctccttccctccatccttgAGGCATATAAATCACAATATATCACACATTTTAACCTTAAAACCGGATTTTGTACCACATGGCCAAACAACCCACACATATGATCGTGAGGTGGTGATGCAGAGAGACAACATCTGACGGACAAGAACAGAATCTCAAAGATATTTAAGCAGCTCTGTCAAACTATTTAACCAGTCGTTTGTACAAAGAGCTTTGATAGATTCAAATTTCCATGGACCATGTTGTGTTTTACTGGTATCAAGTATATTTCTTTCTGTCGTAAAGGCAGGAAGTGTGTAGAGGGTTTAAACAACACTGACAAAGTGACTTTATATTTGCAGCAGATATAAGTAGAGCTGAGacacactcaccacacacaTTAGAGCCACACAGTTAAAGTACTTCTTACAAAGCATACTTAACTAATTAAAGTTACTGAGAGGATCTTCCTGAGTGTTCATGAGAAACACCAGCTCAGCACCCCCGCTGCTGGCCTCGTGCCACAGTGTGAAGTGTCTGGTGACTGATGTGGTTCCGTGGTTGTGAAGAAGCATTTCCTCTGAATGAGAAGCGACCAGGTGGCGCCCCCTCTGTGTCGGCTCCTAGTAGAAAACGGCTATCTCCATTTAAATATCAATAGAGAGATGTTAAGTGATTTGAACATTAATATTTGTTGTTGccaaaataaaaaggtcaaCAAATCATTCCTAGTTTTGCACCTCCAGTGGATATGTCTTTATCTGCTTTGTATTGGAGCGTCTTGATGTATTTAACCCTTTGAAAGTTTAGCACATGTTGAATAGTTAAGACTGCATTTCTATTAATATATTGATAAATATCAAATTATTAAAACTATAGATAAGTTTTAACCTATTTTCAATGATATCATCATCCTCTAAACTTGTTAACAAAGTAACATTGATCTTTAATGAATCAAAAATATAATTACCCACCTTCTTAAGATaacttttaaatgtcaaaatatgAATGTGTCCTGGTGACATGTtaagttttgtatttgtttctgtGACCAACGGTTCAATGGTTttcaaacaaaagagagaaaccCAAACCTCCACCGCTGCTGTTTTTATTCCTGCTTCATATTCACAGTTCTGACgtgttgtttctctgcagctcctgtaaagtctttAACAAAATGCTCCTGAGCGGTTATGGCACATCATTAGAAAATGTCATCTGACTAATCCAGAGCTTAATAGCTGGGCAGTCACggtcagagaaaaacaaaagcctCTTGTATCACAGGGTGTTTGGCCGCTAACGCCCGGAGACACTGAGACATGGTCCAGACGTTGTGTAATTATTGTTTTCTACAAAAGGAGGATGTTCAGAGCTTTTGTTAAAAAGACATAATGATTAATGTGATCCTCATTTGGTGCCATTTTGAATCCCCTTCCATTTATATAGAGTTTAATATCCGATCATGATTGAATGAGGCTGAACTGAGATACAAATAAAGGACCAGAGTTGTAATTTCCCTGGTCagactttaaaaacatgttttattgtatACTGAGACATAAACCAGCAggctccttcaaaataaaggtgcCATTTAGTTTGAGGGTGTTTTATGTGGTGATTTAATGTCATAAAAACGAAAACATTACAGGTTTTCTCCTCATACACTATATTAAACAAATGTAGTAAAATATCACCCGGACAAAATAACCTATTTAATGAAACCGCATGTCCCAGAATCATTATTAATTCGGAAATTAAATCTCAGTATAGCAGCAGTTCTGTCGTTCCCCAGTTTACAGGCCAGTTCACGTGTATTGGGATGTCAGGGTCTCCCAGCACATATAACACACTAGATATTACAAACTTGAAATAGCACCATGTTTCCTTTATTCAGCCTGATCATCAACTGaaactttcctcctctttcGTTCTCCACAGAGACGAGCGACGGACGAATGCTATTTCCTGGAGCGTCTCGAGagcaacaactacaacacctaccGCTCCAGGAAGTACCCGAACATGTACGTGGCGCTGAAGCGAACGGGACAGTACAAGTCCGGAAGCAAAACGGGACCGGGTCAAAAGGCCATTCTCTTCCTCCCCATGTCGGCCAAGAGCTGAACCGACCGAGGAAGTTCTTAACGCATacgacaaagaagaagaagatgtgaCGGCAATGGAGACAGAGTGttgcccccccgaccccccaAAACAGCTGTGATCTTTTCCAACTGTTACGTCCTAAcagttatttatgtttttatattttatctcGTCTGCTCTTCTTCAGCATTTCTTTGAAACTGTGGCACACGTCCAGACTTTTAACGTGCAACCGATCAACGGCTTCACTAGTGCAACTGCCAGCAGGTGCCTTGCTCAAGTGCACCTCAGCAGTATTTGCTCATTTAATCCAAGCAGATCCTCCCTCTCAGATAACCAGTCTGCGTCTTGGACCTTCAGTTAATGAGCCTGTGAGTCTTGGGTTTGAAAGCAGGACACAGGTCTCCCCCACATGATCGGGATTAACAGAACGACTCAGATCCTGAGCTGAAGCGACTCGAGGAGAAAAGGACTGAAAATACAGCAGCTGAATTAtctgaacattttatttgacaaacCTAAACACAGCAAACACTACAAATCAAAACCCATTAGGTACATTGCAAACTTCTTATCTTCAATATTCAGTATCTCCACTCACTTAATGGGTTTGTCTTAATGTTCTGGTAAAACAACATTCCCTGATTTGTCCTTGTATAATTCTAGAATTGTGTAAAGTGCTCTGAAGGTTCATTGCACAGGAGAATAATGTATAAACAAGAGGTAACAGTTGTGTCGGTCCTTCCAGTGTGAGATGAACCGTGTGAGACTCTGTAGTCATGGAAACggatcatttaaaaacaccCTAAGTGCTGTAGTTCAGTCTATTGCACCGTATTTCTTCAACAGTCAAAACACTCCAGTCATAAATACACTTTAAATATGATTAATACTGACAAACCCGTGTGTCAACATCGCTCATCCTGATCCTCTATGACCCAGTCTGATGATGGCGTGCTAGGATTTCAGTGTCTGAGGAATGGGCCTGTGGTACAGCTGGTAGAACATCCCCGAGTAGAAGGCCGGGAGCTCCTCCACGCCGAGGTCGATGGCGTCGAAGCCGCGCTCGAGCCCgtgcagcaggaggcgggcCAGGCGAGCCGTGATGGGCGTGGTCTCGCTGGTCTTGGCCAGCTGGGTAAGGTCCAGCCACTCGCAGCGCAGACACTCCTGAGTGCAGAAGTCGATGTCGTACGTGAGCGGGCTGAGTCGGCAGATGATGTACATGTCCGACATGCCGAAGGCGCCCGGGTGGTTGTGCTGCTGCCGGAGGCTGAGCAGAGATCTGAACTCGGAGCGGACGCCGGTTTCCTCGAAGACTTCACGTACGGCCGTGGCTCCTGGGGAAGAgtaaattacacatttatatcAAATCACCACGAAAACCCatgaagaggaaaggaaataataaagaaaagagattTGATGCTGCTTGGATAATGTATGAAATactaaagctgcttttaaaACGTTGAAGGGAATGGGGAcagcagatatatatatatatataaagtgccTTATTTTATTATGTTCAAATGAATGTTCATGCATCATCTTAAAATCTACATGTAAAGGGTTTAGCTAGATGTACTGTATTactgttatttttgtattagCTCACCGATATTTTCTCCCGGATCCGACAAACCACCGGGAAACTTCCACGCGTTCATCGTCTGAAAGTCAGAAGCAAAGTTCAACATCAAGTGAGACAAACTTCACTGCTGTTCATGAATCTGTTGGTGTCGAGCTTGGACTGTGAGGGAAGATGGATCACATGACTCCACTCTAAAGTGTGGACACCTGACCACAGCCGGGGGGGTCCCGAGGGGTCCGGCCGGGCTCTTAGAGAGTTTTGAAAGTATAATTGAGTTATTCATGTTGGCTGCTCTTATGCTGTTCTACTGCATATTTGTAATGGGGGGGGAAAAACAATCCAAACGAATGTGCGTCAGTAACAGGCTGGGATCAGGTTCAGATTCAAAGTTCATCTGATGGGCTTGAACAGAAGAATGTGGCAAGAGGGAGACATGACCACCTCATTAGAACGACTTAGAATCACAGAAGAAAGTGATCTGACTCAAATACAAACGGATCAAATACGTTTTCTCTGTTGGGTggctgagggggaggagttAAGACATCCACATGCTCCTGGAAAGCGTGGCTAGGGTGAGGGACGCCTGGAACATCCTATCGACCCCAGTACCTCCACGACCTGACCCCCCAATAAGAAGAAAACAATGGATGGATATTTGATGTGAACTGATCTCTAAGTCTGgcctcatgtcccatccatcACCATGGAGGAgacaatttttctttttctacctgtactgcagccggccaccagagggcagacatgaatgatttggcttcacttttggggagatgtcatatcgtccatctttatttacagtctatgatgttATATCACATTTTTTTGTTAGAGGAAGTATTTTGAAGGTaaagctgtatttttttttactcttaatGGAAATGACAGTATCCAGTAGGGGATCCTTTATGATCTTAAAGAGAGAGATTGTCTTATACAtatgaaattataattataCACAGAGATATTTAAAGCTCTGATCTGAGATTCTTTTCAttctatgttttatatttagtgCCTCACTCTGgagtttttaatgtgtgtgtgtgtgtgtgtgtcttcaaaaAAACTGTTTCACCACTTAACcttgaaaaataacattttgctGCTGGTTAAATTATGATGttagttttttgtgtgtatatctatttttgtagttttcctAAAGAATTTTGTTCTGCTGTGCTTGTGCTCGTGTTGTATTGTCGACAGAATGCTATATTTTTGGAGCTGTTTCtaaaaaaggattaaataaaAGGAGGTTTTCTGTAACTTTAACC from Limanda limanda chromosome 10, fLimLim1.1, whole genome shotgun sequence carries:
- the fgf2 gene encoding fibroblast growth factor 2, whose amino-acid sequence is MATGTITTLPSTPDDGGSGGFPAGSYKDPKRLYCKNGGFFLRIRSDGGVDGIREKSDPHVKLKLQATAVGEVLIKGVCANRYLAMNRDGRLFGARRATDECYFLERLESNNYNTYRSRKYPNMYVALKRTGQYKSGSKTGPGQKAILFLPMSAKS